The following nucleotide sequence is from Leucoraja erinacea ecotype New England unplaced genomic scaffold, Leri_hhj_1 Leri_268S, whole genome shotgun sequence.
TTAGAAGAGCgcggtgggaggaggtgtagtccagataactgtgttAGCCTGTATGCTTGTAGCAGACACGGATCGCTAGTCTGTGTCTTGTGATGGGGACAGGTATATCAGAGATAGTCCAAATAAATTTGAGGGCGGTGTGGgagttagtggtaaagttaagTAAATCAACGTATTCTGCGCGGCCGCAAGTGACAATCATcgatgtagtggagaaagagttgtGCATGGTTCCAGTATCCGTTCAGAGCAGGGACTCTACGACGGAAACAGCAAACATGCAGGCATAGCTGAGTCCCATGCTAGTGCCGATGGCTACATCTTTAACGTATAGTAAGTGAGAGCGTTCAACAGAGCGAAGTTCATTGGTTCGGGACCGttggcccgggaccgttggagagtgtggaggagggtcagggcggtgagtatataaatcgggcgcggggcttgttttcacagaggcccaggaccgttggagagtgtggaggagggtcagggcggtgagtatataaatcgggcgcggggcttgttttcacagaggcccaggaccgttggtgcagtgcaggagggtcagggcggtgagtatataaatcgggcgcggggcttgttttcacagaggcccaggaccgttggtgagcagtggaggagggtcagggcggtgagtatataaatcgggcgcggggcttgttttcacagaggcccaggaccgttggtgagcagtggaggagggtcagggcttttaccaaaatccgtaacgttccacactccatagtgaggattctggtggaagccgctgattggtggaagcagactagaggaagcagctgattgggtgcaacatcaggttagcatttgtgctttctggttaaaggggcagtgctttagttaaggtacagtgggttaaaggggcagtgctttagttaaggtacagtgggttaaaggtgcagtgctttagttaaggtacagtgagccaagggtacagtgggctaaaggtacagtgctttttgtttatataataaaggtgcagtttaaaggtcacgagggagcagctgttgtgagtcagatacctgctgatttctcccagcagtttctattgtgttatactggtatcagatccagggtaaggcgggagaatgacagtcagtgcagtatactgttctggatgtcagatgtgggaggtcatggtgtcggatggccctccagacatccacatctgcaccaggtgcagcgagatggggctcctaagggaccgtattaggatcctggagcagcagctcgatgacctcgctctgatcacggagagtgaggaggtcatagaggggagttatagagaggtggtcactccaaaaccacgagAGAGAGACacgtgggtcacgttaaggaagggcaaggggcagaggcaggaacgagtgagtactccaaagtcggtacacctcgcaaataagtactcctgtttgagtacggatgggggtgacagcctacccgggggtagtgacagcggacgggcctccagcacagagaccggccctgttgctccaaaagctagggaaaaaaagagggccatagtaattggggactctattgttagggggtcggataggcgattctgtggacgcagtcgggagaccaggatggtggtctgcctccctggtgccaaggtctcggacgtgtctcaacgcatccaagatatccttaaatcagagggagaggagcctgaggtcgtggtacatataggtaccaatgacataggaaaaaaaagggaagaggtcctgaagggaggatttagggagatgggaggagagttaagaaaaaggaccaaaaaggtaaccatatcaggattactgcctgtgccacgcgacagtgagagtaggaatggagcgaggtggaggataaatgcgtggctgaaagactggtgcagagggcagggattcaagttcctggatcattgggacttattttggggaaggtgggacctgtacagaaaggatgggttgcacttgaaaccgatggggaccaatatcctagcggggaaatttgcaaaggcagctggggagactttaaactagaatggttagggcgagggactcaaatagcgaaaggtagtagacagaatgggaggcaggaagcagaaatgggaagcactcggacacaagaggagaaagaaaaaaaaggaaataaacagagaataagagacgggggttttcttaaatgtgcatattttaatgctaggagcattgtaagaaaggttgatgagcttagagtctggatagacacctggaagtatgatgttgtggcgatcagtgaaacgtggttgcaggagggctgtgattggaaactaaatattccaggatttcgctgcttcaggtgtgatagaattggaggggcaagaggtggaggtgttgcattgctagtcagggaagatattacagcagtgctttggcaggatagattggagggctcatctagggaggctatttgggtggaattgagaagtgggaaaggtgtagcaactcttataggggtgtattatagaccgccaaacggggaacgagaattggaagagcaaatatgtacggagatagcagatattagtagtaagcacaaggtagtgattgtgggagatttcaactttccacacatagactgggaaacacattctgtaaatgggctggatgggatggagtttgtaaaatgtgtgcaggatagttttttgcagcaatacatagaggtacctactagaggaggggcagtgctggacctcctgttaggaaatgagatgggacaggtggcggatgtatgcgttggggagcacttcgggtccagtgatcacaataccattagtttcaagataattatggagagggtcagaactggacctagggttgagatttttgtttggagaaaggctaactttgatgcgatgcgagatgatttaaaaggagtgaactgggacattttgttttatgggaaagatgtagaagagaaatggaggacatttaaaggggaaattttaagagtacagaatctttatgttcctgttcggttgaaaggaaacagtaaaaattggaaggagccctggttttcacgggaaattggacatcttgttcggaaaaagagggagatctacaataattataggcagcatgaagtaaatgaggtgattgaggagtataaggaatgtaaaaagaatcttaagaaagaaattagaaaagctaaaagaagatatgaggttgctttggcaagtaaggtgaaagtcaatccaaagggtttctacagctatattaatagcaaaaggataacgagggataaaaattggtccattggagagacagagtggacagctatctgcagagccaaaagagatgggggagatattgaacaattattttcttcggaattcaccaaggagaaggatattgaattatgtgaggtaagggaaactagtagagtagctatggatactatgaggttcaaagtaaaagaattactgacacttttgaaaaatataaaagtggataagtctccaggtcctgacaggatattccctaggacattgagggaagttagtgtagaaatagccggggctatgacagaaatatttcaaatgtcattagaaacgggaatagtccccgaggattggcgtactgcgcatgttgttccattgtttaaaaagggttctaagagtaaacctagcaattatagacccgttagtttgacttcagtggtgggcaaattaatggaaaagatacttagagacaatatatataagcatctagataaacagggtctgattaggaacagtcaacatggatttgtgcctggagggtcatgtttgactaatcttcttgaattttttgaagaggttactagggaaattgacgagggtaaagcagtggatgttgtctatatggactttagtaaggcctttgacaaggttcctcatggaaggttggttaagaaggttcaactgttgggtataaatgcaggaatagcaagatggattcaacagtggctgaatgggagaagccagagagtaatggtggatggctgtttatcgggttggaggcaggtgactagtggggtgcctcagggatctgtgttgggtcctttgttgtttgtcatgtacatcaatgatctggatgaaggtgtggtaaattggattagtaagtatgcagatgatactaagatagggggtgttgtggataatgaagaggatttccaaagtctacagagtgatttaggccatttggaaaaatgggctgaaagatggctgatggagtttaatgctgataaatgtgaggtgctacaccttggcaggacaaatcaaaataggacgtacatggtaaatggtagggaattgaagaatacagttgaacagagggatctgggtataaccgtgcatagttccttgaaggtggaatctcatatagatagggtggtaaagaaagcttttggtatgctagcctttataaatcagagcattgagtatagaagctgggatgtaatgttaaaattgtacaaggcattggtgagaccaaatctggagtatggggtacaattttggtcgccaaattataggaaggatgtcaacaaaatagagagagtacagaggagatttactagaatgttgcctgggtttcaacaactaagttacagagataggttgaataagttaggtctttattctctggagcgcagaaggttaaggggggacctgatagaggtctttaaaatgatgagagggatagacagagttgatgtggacaagcttttccctttgagaatagggaagattcaaacaaggggacatgacttcagaattaagggacagaagtttaggggtaatatgagggggaacttctttacgcagagagtggtggcggtgtggaatgagctcccagtggaagtggtggaggcaggttcattggtatcatttaaaaataaattggataggcatatggatgagaagggaatggagggttatggtacgagtgcaggcaggtgggactaaggggggaaaaattggttcggcatggacttgtagggccgagatggcctgtttccgtgctgtaattgttatatggttatattatatggttataatatgagGGCTTATCAGACTCGTGTTGCTTAGGATGTAGAGAATGGCTTAAGTACGAACGTCGGAAGTATATCCAGTGTTTTTGAGAATTGGTTATGCCGTGGATAGAGCAGGGTATTAAACAGATGAAACGTGGGCCGAAGCGATGGTAAATTCAAATGAACCTCGACATGTCCGCGGTGATGCACTTTATGAAGGGAAATCGATGTGGGACATATGGAGTACATTGTCAGTAGAGAAGGGATGTTGACATCTTCGGAGTTTCGTTGTGTTTCTTTCAGTAGCGTTTAGATT
It contains:
- the LOC129693361 gene encoding uncharacterized protein LOC129693361, producing MTVSAVYCSGCQMWEVMVSDGPPDIHICTRCSEMGLLRDRIRILEQQLDDLALITESEEVIEGSYREVVTPKPRERDTWVTLRKGKGQRQERVSTPKSVHLANKYSCLSTDGGDSLPGGSDSGRASSTETGPVAPKAREKKRAIVIGDSIVRGSDRRFCGRSRETRMVVCLPGAKVSDVSQRIQDILKSEGEEPEVVVHIGTNDIGKKREEVLKGGFREMGGELRKRTKKVTISGLLPVPRDSESRNGARWRINAWLKDWCRGQGFKFLDHWDLFWGRWDLYRKDGLHLKPMGTNILAGKFAKAAGETLN